The Candidatus Melainabacteria bacterium genome includes a region encoding these proteins:
- a CDS encoding DegT/DnrJ/EryC1/StrS family aminotransferase, translating into MADVSTEKLVPFLDLSLQHENLKDEIFAGISTVFKDSSFVMGPALKKFEEEFAAYCGVEYCVGLNSGTAALHLALLAMGIGPGDEVITAPNSFIATAEAISFCGGEPRFVDALRDTANINPDLIEQSITKKTKALIPVHLYGQPAQMDKIMDIAKAHKLLVLEDACQGHGAKFKGSRVGSFGHAAAFSFYPGKNLGAAGDGGAIVTNDAALAEKVTLLRNHGSEQKYHHDMIGHNFRLDSLQAVILSAKLPSLDSGNEKRREIAAFYDRKFEGLFGISPIKTIPECEPVYHLYVVRTANRDLVLEQLQASRVAFGIHYPIPIHLQNAYQFLNQKTGSFPVSEELSQTVVSLPIYPDIPLADRDRVVAAIVRASELMRNGG; encoded by the coding sequence ATGGCTGATGTATCTACAGAGAAATTAGTACCGTTCCTGGATCTGTCGCTTCAACATGAAAATTTGAAAGACGAAATTTTTGCCGGCATCAGTACTGTCTTCAAAGATTCGAGTTTTGTTATGGGACCTGCTCTGAAGAAGTTCGAGGAGGAGTTTGCTGCTTATTGCGGGGTTGAGTACTGTGTCGGTTTGAATTCAGGTACTGCAGCTCTGCATCTGGCTCTGCTTGCTATGGGCATTGGACCCGGCGACGAGGTTATAACGGCACCAAACAGTTTTATTGCTACAGCTGAAGCGATTTCATTTTGTGGTGGAGAGCCTCGATTTGTCGATGCATTACGCGACACAGCTAATATAAACCCCGATCTGATCGAACAGTCCATTACGAAAAAGACAAAGGCCTTGATTCCTGTTCATCTGTATGGACAACCTGCACAGATGGACAAAATTATGGACATTGCTAAAGCGCATAAATTGTTGGTCCTGGAAGATGCCTGTCAGGGGCATGGTGCCAAGTTCAAAGGGTCCAGGGTCGGTTCGTTTGGACATGCAGCAGCCTTTAGTTTTTACCCGGGAAAGAATTTGGGTGCCGCCGGAGACGGTGGCGCTATCGTGACCAATGACGCAGCTCTTGCTGAGAAAGTGACTTTGTTGCGCAACCACGGCTCGGAGCAGAAGTATCATCACGACATGATCGGGCATAACTTCAGACTCGATTCGCTGCAAGCCGTTATTCTCAGCGCCAAATTGCCCTCCCTCGATTCTGGAAATGAGAAGCGGCGAGAGATTGCCGCTTTCTACGACAGAAAGTTCGAGGGGTTATTTGGGATCAGCCCTATCAAGACAATTCCTGAATGCGAGCCCGTCTATCACCTCTATGTAGTTCGAACCGCTAATCGCGATCTGGTGTTAGAGCAGTTGCAAGCATCGCGAGTTGCATTTGGTATTCACTATCCCATCCCAATTCATTTGCAGAATGCTTACCAGTTTTTGAATCAGAAGACTGGTTCGTTTCCCGTTTCAGAAGAGCTCTCCCAGACTGTTGTGAGTTTGCCGATTTACCCGGACATTCCGCTTGCAGATCGCGACCGTGTGGTTGCAGCCATTGTGCGAGCTTCTGAGCTGATGCGAAACGGAGGCTGA
- a CDS encoding N-acetyltransferase → MSFQPGPLQKIAPDVKLGNNVVINDFVNLYGCTIGAETKVGPFVEIQKNAFIGERCKISSHTFICEGVTIEDEVFVGHGVVFINDRIPRATAGGALQTESDWTLVKTVVQAGASIGSGAVIMCGITIGRNAVIGAGAVVVKDVPNDCVVAGNPSRVLRTIAGGA, encoded by the coding sequence ATGAGTTTTCAGCCCGGACCGCTGCAAAAAATCGCTCCTGACGTGAAGTTGGGAAACAATGTAGTGATCAATGATTTCGTCAATTTGTACGGCTGCACGATTGGCGCTGAAACCAAAGTCGGTCCGTTTGTCGAAATTCAGAAAAATGCCTTTATCGGCGAGCGCTGCAAAATTTCCAGTCACACTTTTATTTGCGAGGGTGTGACTATTGAAGATGAAGTATTTGTCGGTCATGGTGTCGTATTCATTAATGATCGTATTCCCCGTGCTACTGCAGGCGGTGCGTTGCAAACGGAAAGCGACTGGACGCTCGTAAAGACTGTAGTACAGGCTGGTGCTTCAATTGGCTCAGGTGCGGTGATAATGTGCGGAATCACCATCGGTCGCAATGCGGTTATCGGAGCAGGTGCCGTAGTCGTTAAGGATGTGCCGAACGATTGCGTTGTTGCAGGCAATCCGTCTCGTGTGCTTCGAACGATTGCAGGCGGCGCTTGA
- a CDS encoding Gfo/Idh/MocA family oxidoreductase codes for MQQISVGIIGYGYWGPNFVRNFSEIDNVDLKYICDLNPANLERHRSRYKSVNFITDYTLMLEDKDLNAIVIATPVDSHYELAKQALKAGKHVLLSKPMCRSSAQCEDLIAIAEEKGLVLMVDHTFVYHGPVRLIKQLIDDGELGTLLYLSSTRINLGLFQNDVNVIWDLGAHDFSLLDHLIGRAPRSIQAIGKSHTETRIEDVAFMTMEFEDDFIAHFHVSWLSPVKIREMLIGGTRKMLAFDDHRPIEKVRIYDKGIELLSKPPETETARYKALVQYRHGEMKAPVYDMTEALKYETLHFVDCIVNKKVPLTDGHSGLRVVRLLELAEESIKRPSLANVKMEK; via the coding sequence ATGCAGCAAATAAGTGTAGGAATAATCGGTTACGGATATTGGGGACCAAATTTCGTCCGTAATTTCAGCGAAATCGATAACGTCGATTTGAAGTATATCTGTGATTTGAACCCTGCCAACCTCGAGCGGCATCGTTCCAGATACAAGTCTGTCAATTTCATTACTGACTACACGTTGATGCTGGAAGACAAGGATCTAAATGCCATCGTCATCGCTACTCCGGTTGACTCGCATTATGAGCTGGCAAAACAAGCTTTGAAAGCGGGAAAGCATGTGTTACTGTCCAAGCCGATGTGCAGAAGCTCTGCCCAATGCGAAGATTTGATTGCTATTGCCGAAGAGAAGGGACTCGTCCTCATGGTCGACCACACCTTCGTTTATCACGGACCTGTGCGATTGATCAAACAATTGATAGATGACGGCGAGCTGGGCACTCTGCTTTATCTCAGTTCGACGAGGATAAATCTTGGACTCTTTCAAAATGATGTCAATGTGATCTGGGATCTGGGAGCGCACGATTTTTCTTTGCTCGATCACCTGATTGGAAGAGCGCCGCGGTCTATCCAGGCGATCGGTAAATCACACACTGAAACGAGAATCGAAGATGTGGCATTTATGACCATGGAGTTCGAAGACGACTTCATTGCTCATTTCCATGTCAGCTGGCTTTCACCTGTGAAAATTCGCGAGATGCTGATTGGTGGCACGCGCAAGATGTTGGCGTTTGACGACCATCGACCGATTGAAAAGGTTCGTATTTACGATAAGGGCATAGAATTATTGAGTAAGCCACCTGAGACGGAAACGGCTCGGTATAAGGCTCTTGTTCAATACAGGCACGGTGAAATGAAGGCGCCGGTCTACGATATGACAGAAGCGCTTAAGTATGAAACACTGCATTTTGTCGATTGCATCGTCAACAAGAAAGTGCCGTTGACCGATGGGCACTCTGGTTTGAGGGTGGTTCGGTTGCTGGAGCTTGCTGAAGAGTCAATCAAAAGACCATCTCTCGCAAATGTGAAGATGGAGAAGTAA
- a CDS encoding glycosyltransferase family 2 protein, with amino-acid sequence MAWLGGTIYAWACILHVFPSPTYYYLAPLAVIESEQKTPITVVYPAYNEEESLESTIRRSVQALEKFFDSFEIIIVNDASTDSTPAIAQRLASVDERIRLINNEKNLRQGESLLKAFAVARGDLITHNGVDYPFDLNDLSLILPELDNHDVVVASRKGRPGYTPYRLFLSHANLLLLHLLFDMKLRDYSFIQVYKRQVVRSLLGDMKGKSTGFAMPELLLRANDAGYKIGEVSIEYLPREAGVARAGALKVVIASLIDVFSYWRERTFKRMTATSQKGR; translated from the coding sequence ATTGCCTGGCTCGGGGGTACAATCTATGCATGGGCGTGCATTTTGCATGTTTTTCCTAGCCCTACTTACTATTACCTGGCGCCATTAGCTGTGATCGAATCAGAGCAAAAAACTCCAATAACGGTAGTCTATCCTGCCTACAACGAAGAAGAAAGTCTGGAAAGTACGATCAGGCGGTCTGTCCAGGCTCTGGAGAAGTTTTTTGACAGCTTCGAAATCATCATCGTCAATGATGCCAGTACCGATTCAACACCAGCCATCGCTCAGCGACTGGCTTCGGTCGATGAGCGCATTCGCCTGATAAACAACGAGAAAAATCTGCGACAGGGTGAGAGTCTGCTTAAGGCTTTCGCAGTGGCAAGAGGTGATCTGATTACTCACAACGGAGTCGATTACCCGTTTGACTTGAACGACCTTTCCCTCATTCTTCCTGAGCTTGATAACCACGATGTTGTCGTTGCGAGCCGGAAGGGGCGCCCCGGATACACCCCTTACAGGCTGTTCCTCTCGCATGCCAATCTTTTGCTTTTGCATTTGTTGTTCGACATGAAACTGCGAGACTACAGTTTCATTCAGGTCTACAAGCGCCAGGTTGTGCGGTCGCTTCTGGGCGATATGAAGGGCAAAAGTACCGGCTTTGCAATGCCGGAGCTCTTGCTTCGAGCAAATGACGCCGGTTATAAAATTGGCGAAGTCAGTATCGAGTATCTGCCTCGTGAGGCAGGCGTAGCAAGGGCTGGTGCTTTGAAAGTGGTAATTGCGTCCTTGATCGACGTCTTTTCCTACTGGCGCGAGCGTACCTTCAAGCGAATGACCGCGACTTCTCAGAAAGGTCGTTAG
- a CDS encoding aspartate kinase: MVRIWWQIMGRLVQKFGGATIADLDRIRKAAEIAVKQASEGNEVVAVVSAMGRSSDHLKAMADELTDQPSARELDVLLSTGEQVSGALMTMAIQSLGYQARSFTGAQAGIVTEHRHGMASIKDVHPEAIEAALNRGEIAVVAGFQGMTETSEITTLGPGGSDTTAVALTAALAAERCDIYSDVRGVFTADPQIVGNARCLPALSYEEMLEMTSSGTDLLSTSSLELALDTHIPIRVRASHRPDDLGTLITHKWVAPDYAICAVSVDRNHASLNLTTTTPGAQTLEGVSNLFTRLQELSISTDMMMLLAREDEPSQELALTVDRRAINRVKTIIESLSESLGNPKVTFDTTSARISVIGRHLTSRTDIVAGVFATLHAASIPVQLVATSDMRVTVLLPDQHAAEAVRLIHNRFKLADSSSAAFN; this comes from the coding sequence ATGGTTCGCATTTGGTGGCAGATCATGGGCAGGTTAGTTCAAAAATTTGGCGGAGCAACGATAGCGGATCTCGATCGCATTCGGAAAGCCGCAGAAATAGCCGTTAAACAAGCGTCGGAAGGCAATGAAGTCGTAGCAGTGGTATCAGCCATGGGGCGCAGCAGCGACCACCTGAAAGCGATGGCTGACGAATTGACGGATCAACCGAGCGCGCGAGAACTTGATGTCTTATTGTCGACTGGTGAACAAGTATCAGGAGCGCTGATGACGATGGCGATTCAATCGCTTGGCTACCAGGCGCGTTCCTTTACCGGTGCTCAGGCAGGCATTGTCACAGAACACCGCCATGGCATGGCGAGCATCAAAGACGTGCACCCTGAAGCAATCGAAGCCGCACTCAATCGTGGGGAGATCGCCGTAGTCGCGGGCTTTCAGGGCATGACCGAAACCAGCGAGATCACCACGCTGGGACCTGGGGGCTCCGATACCACTGCAGTAGCACTGACCGCGGCCCTCGCCGCGGAGCGATGCGATATATACAGTGACGTAAGGGGAGTGTTCACAGCCGACCCGCAAATCGTCGGTAATGCTCGCTGCTTACCGGCCTTGAGCTATGAAGAGATGCTCGAGATGACTTCGTCTGGAACCGACTTGCTCAGCACCAGTTCCCTCGAACTGGCTCTTGACACTCACATTCCCATAAGGGTCAGAGCCAGTCACAGACCAGACGATCTGGGCACATTAATCACTCACAAATGGGTTGCCCCTGACTATGCCATCTGTGCTGTGTCTGTCGATCGCAATCACGCTTCGCTAAACCTGACTACCACCACACCTGGTGCGCAGACGCTGGAAGGGGTCTCGAATCTTTTCACACGGCTGCAAGAGTTGAGCATCTCAACAGATATGATGATGCTTCTGGCTCGCGAGGATGAACCGTCTCAGGAACTTGCCCTTACCGTTGATCGAAGAGCCATCAATCGCGTCAAAACAATTATCGAGTCGTTATCTGAAAGCCTCGGCAATCCTAAAGTGACATTCGACACAACCAGCGCCCGCATATCTGTAATCGGCAGACACTTGACTTCGCGAACAGATATCGTAGCCGGGGTCTTCGCCACGCTACACGCAGCCTCGATTCCTGTGCAATTAGTAGCTACAAGCGATATGCGAGTGACGGTACTTTTACCCGATCAACATGCCGCTGAGGCTGTGCGATTGATACACAATCGGTTCAAACTCGCCGACTCATCCTCAGCAGCCTTTAACTAG
- a CDS encoding branched-chain amino acid transaminase, with protein sequence METDNKSLAYFKGNFVPIEEANINIMNHSFMYGTAVFEGIRAYWNAKQEELFIFRLREHFERMKDSMKIMYLEPKYSVDELCNIVVELLKRNAPTTDTYIRPAAYKTAHRVGPSLDNNPSDVCIFTVPFGDYFHGAEGLKVQISSWRRVEDNAIPARAKIVGAYANTALAKTDAVMAGFDECIVLSENGHVSEGSAMNLFMVKRGQLITTPTTENILEGITRSSIMELAEQELGLKTVSRTVDRSELYTADELFFCGTGAQIAPIIEVDKRKIGDGKSGSISNQIKDTYISICRGENEKYHKWLTPVHGKATSKSAAKEKAASKL encoded by the coding sequence ATGGAAACTGATAACAAATCGTTGGCATACTTCAAAGGTAACTTCGTACCGATCGAAGAGGCCAACATCAACATCATGAATCACTCTTTCATGTACGGCACGGCTGTTTTTGAAGGCATCCGAGCTTACTGGAACGCCAAGCAGGAGGAGTTGTTCATTTTCCGGTTGCGTGAGCACTTCGAGCGCATGAAGGACAGCATGAAAATCATGTATCTTGAGCCGAAGTACTCAGTTGATGAGCTCTGCAACATTGTTGTCGAGCTTTTGAAGCGCAATGCCCCGACCACGGACACCTATATCAGACCGGCTGCCTATAAGACTGCTCACAGAGTGGGTCCGAGTCTCGATAACAATCCTAGCGACGTTTGTATATTCACTGTCCCCTTTGGCGATTACTTTCATGGTGCCGAAGGACTGAAAGTTCAAATCTCAAGCTGGCGGCGAGTTGAAGATAACGCTATACCGGCAAGAGCTAAAATTGTCGGAGCATATGCCAATACCGCTCTGGCAAAGACAGATGCTGTCATGGCCGGCTTTGATGAGTGCATAGTGCTTTCTGAGAACGGACACGTCTCTGAAGGCAGTGCCATGAACCTTTTCATGGTCAAGCGTGGACAATTGATTACGACACCGACTACAGAGAATATTCTTGAGGGCATCACCCGCAGTAGCATCATGGAGTTGGCGGAACAAGAGTTGGGATTGAAGACCGTCTCTCGCACAGTAGATCGAAGCGAACTCTACACTGCTGACGAACTCTTCTTCTGCGGTACCGGGGCTCAGATCGCACCTATTATTGAAGTGGACAAACGTAAAATAGGTGACGGAAAGTCAGGCTCGATTTCTAACCAGATCAAAGACACCTACATCTCTATCTGTCGTGGTGAGAACGAGAAATATCACAAGTGGCTGACACCTGTGCACGGAAAGGCGACCAGCAAATCTGCCGCCAAGGAAAAGGCCGCTAGCAAGCTCTAA
- a CDS encoding tetratricopeptide repeat protein, whose product MISSFNSRLRGAVLIPITITMAGCFSLPSFGKDPADWNKALSSGYNQLTMGNTETALAFFQKQSAKYPNSGQCHLGIGKCLKRLTKYSEAKAEFRTAVQLEPTLADAWYELGTVCESDQEWDNASKAFSRFLDLKPDAGQRQAVVDRIRFCDSKKPDA is encoded by the coding sequence ATGATTTCCTCATTTAACTCCAGACTCCGCGGCGCAGTTCTCATTCCAATCACGATAACGATGGCAGGCTGCTTCAGTCTGCCATCGTTTGGTAAGGACCCGGCAGATTGGAATAAGGCTCTGAGCAGCGGATATAACCAACTCACCATGGGTAATACCGAAACGGCGCTGGCATTCTTCCAGAAGCAGTCGGCTAAATATCCCAACTCAGGTCAGTGCCACCTCGGCATTGGCAAATGCCTGAAGCGATTGACTAAATACAGTGAAGCTAAGGCTGAGTTTCGCACAGCGGTGCAGCTCGAGCCTACACTGGCTGATGCCTGGTACGAGCTTGGCACAGTCTGTGAAAGCGACCAGGAATGGGACAACGCATCCAAAGCATTCAGCCGGTTTCTGGACTTGAAGCCAGATGCGGGCCAGCGACAAGCTGTTGTTGATCGCATTCGTTTTTGTGACAGTAAGAAACCAGACGCATAG
- a CDS encoding curli production assembly protein CsgG: MNTRKTSAMLIALLFVVNLVMPQTAMAGAKRRIAIMPFDYGAVQGGQVGTYDVGKGIVSLLITKLVNDGTYSVVDRQMLDSILKEQNFSVSDRADPQTAIKIGKLLSIDAMVVGTVTQFGFESKSTSASGAVGALGYVPYGGYLSMFGGASSHKSTVKVAVDARIIDVTTGEILGSVHGTGESLRKGVSLFGGGAGFDMGSSDFATSIAGEATMQAVDSLGSQLDALAAKIPDNQSLAAQNVTGKIADVTGTQVIVNLGKVNGLAAGDNLQVQRAYKTIKDPTSGKVLKELTNTIAIIKLSSVEADNSTGNITKGSGVKVGDNVAKVTTDVSAIVVQPVPGSDIAPIRSISATGTVLAPPKKTK; this comes from the coding sequence ATGAATACGCGCAAAACCAGTGCAATGCTTATCGCACTTCTTTTCGTTGTAAACCTCGTAATGCCGCAGACAGCGATGGCTGGTGCAAAAAGACGCATTGCTATCATGCCTTTCGATTATGGCGCGGTACAAGGTGGTCAAGTTGGCACTTACGACGTAGGTAAAGGTATCGTCAGCTTGCTTATCACCAAGCTGGTTAACGATGGGACGTACTCAGTGGTCGACAGACAGATGCTCGACTCAATTTTGAAAGAACAGAATTTTTCAGTCAGCGACCGCGCCGATCCGCAAACAGCTATCAAAATCGGTAAACTGTTGAGCATCGATGCGATGGTTGTGGGAACTGTCACACAGTTCGGTTTCGAGTCGAAATCGACCAGTGCTAGTGGCGCAGTTGGTGCACTGGGATATGTGCCCTACGGTGGCTACTTGAGCATGTTCGGTGGCGCCAGCAGCCACAAGAGCACGGTTAAGGTGGCAGTTGATGCTCGCATCATCGACGTCACAACCGGAGAAATTCTCGGCTCTGTACATGGAACAGGTGAATCACTGAGAAAAGGTGTATCTCTGTTCGGTGGCGGCGCCGGTTTCGACATGGGCTCCTCTGACTTTGCCACCTCCATTGCTGGTGAAGCCACAATGCAGGCAGTTGATTCGCTCGGATCGCAGCTCGATGCTCTGGCTGCAAAAATTCCCGACAATCAATCGCTTGCTGCTCAGAACGTAACTGGAAAGATTGCAGATGTGACCGGTACTCAGGTTATCGTCAACCTGGGCAAGGTTAACGGTCTTGCTGCCGGAGATAACTTGCAAGTGCAACGTGCTTACAAGACTATTAAAGACCCAACCAGCGGTAAGGTCTTGAAAGAGCTGACAAACACAATTGCCATCATCAAGTTGAGCAGTGTTGAAGCAGACAATTCCACCGGTAACATCACTAAAGGTTCCGGAGTAAAAGTCGGTGATAACGTGGCTAAGGTAACGACAGATGTCTCGGCAATTGTTGTACAACCGGTGCCCGGCAGCGATATCGCTCCGATTCGCTCAATAAGCGCGACCGGAACCGTGTTGGCACCACCCAAGAAAACTAAGTAA
- a CDS encoding alanine--tRNA ligase: protein MPLSGSQIRDKFIEYFRDKRGHAHLPSSSLIPDNPTLLLTSAGMVQFVPIFLGQAPAPEPPRAVTVQKCARAGGKDSDIENVGRTARHHSFFEMLGNFSFGDYFKKEVIPWAWEFVTKDLGLEAEQLYVTIFKGDDKNDPDEEAFEIWNKTVGLPAERIIRMGRSDNFWGPPGPTGPCGPCSEIYYDRGEQFGCSSDPAKCGIGICDCDRYLEFWNLVFMEMFKDENGNFSQLAKKNVDTGSGLERVALILQKKDNNYETDLFFPILQEAAKLAGVEYTGGVPRAADWVKPEVKRDSYLKIISDHTRAVTFLVADGVRTSNIGRGYVLRFILRRAARFGRLLGITEPFIYKLVPKVVELYGSHYPELRNEQLIAQVIKDEEERFAKTIDRGMTLLNELLEGDAAEIPGKDAFNLYSTYGFPIELTREIADEHKKTVDMAGFAEARKAHEEASAGSKFNVIIAGDEAFGKVLKEHGKTKFTGYKTLESPGNVLAIVKDGKLVDHAEEGEEVEVVLSETPFYAESGGQVGDTGVLENRDARLNVLDTKKHEGLHVHKVRAMSGLIEPGQELTASVDRERRTATMLHHSAAHIFHAAIRQLLGSHVAQAGSQVGPQTMRFDFSFERQPTAAELKKVESVMNEWVRSNYPVITEEMPLDEAKKTGAVAMFGEKYGDIVRVLKMGDVSLEFCGGTHVSSTGEIGPIKIISEGSIASGVRRVEALAGPAAWNHIAQSMSVLNDASGILRVKPADLAAQIERLQEQLKQKDKVLQSREEELALVRVSSLRPEKLGRIDLIAGELPGMTPEGLKSAVEKMRNQSNATVVLLASASGPDKVSIAAGVADPLVKDGISAGNLVKDFAAVCGGGGGGKPQVAQAGGKDPSKIGAAFSQLKQALAEKSG, encoded by the coding sequence ATGCCACTGTCAGGGTCGCAAATAAGAGACAAGTTTATCGAGTATTTCCGTGATAAGCGCGGTCATGCCCACTTGCCCAGCTCCAGTTTGATTCCTGACAATCCGACGTTGCTTTTGACATCAGCCGGAATGGTGCAATTTGTGCCCATTTTTCTCGGGCAGGCGCCTGCTCCTGAGCCTCCACGCGCTGTCACGGTTCAGAAGTGTGCTCGCGCCGGTGGAAAAGACTCAGATATCGAAAATGTAGGCAGAACCGCTCGTCACCACAGCTTTTTCGAAATGCTCGGCAATTTTAGTTTCGGCGATTACTTCAAGAAAGAAGTGATTCCATGGGCCTGGGAATTTGTAACCAAAGATCTCGGACTTGAAGCAGAGCAGCTGTACGTCACTATATTCAAAGGTGATGACAAAAACGATCCAGACGAGGAAGCATTCGAAATCTGGAACAAGACTGTAGGTTTGCCAGCCGAGCGCATCATCAGAATGGGTCGGTCGGACAACTTCTGGGGACCGCCTGGACCAACAGGCCCATGTGGACCCTGTTCTGAGATCTATTACGATCGCGGCGAGCAATTTGGATGCAGCTCTGATCCTGCCAAATGCGGCATCGGGATTTGCGATTGCGACCGCTATCTGGAGTTCTGGAATCTCGTTTTCATGGAAATGTTCAAAGATGAAAACGGCAATTTCTCCCAACTGGCGAAGAAGAACGTTGATACCGGCTCAGGGCTCGAACGTGTTGCTTTGATTCTGCAGAAAAAGGACAACAACTACGAAACTGATCTGTTCTTTCCAATCTTGCAAGAGGCGGCGAAACTTGCCGGGGTCGAGTATACAGGCGGCGTTCCGAGAGCTGCAGATTGGGTCAAGCCCGAGGTTAAGCGCGATAGTTACTTGAAAATCATTTCCGATCACACTCGTGCAGTCACTTTCCTGGTTGCTGACGGAGTGCGTACGAGCAATATCGGTCGTGGTTATGTTTTGCGTTTCATTTTGCGCAGAGCCGCTCGCTTCGGTCGTTTGCTCGGAATTACCGAACCGTTCATCTACAAGTTGGTACCAAAGGTGGTGGAGCTCTACGGCTCGCATTATCCCGAATTGCGTAATGAGCAGTTGATCGCGCAAGTGATCAAAGACGAAGAAGAACGTTTTGCAAAGACAATCGACCGCGGTATGACGTTGCTGAATGAATTGCTGGAGGGCGATGCTGCCGAAATTCCGGGCAAAGATGCTTTCAATCTCTACTCGACTTATGGATTTCCAATCGAGCTGACTCGCGAGATTGCAGATGAGCACAAGAAGACCGTTGACATGGCTGGATTTGCTGAAGCGAGAAAAGCTCATGAAGAAGCTTCTGCAGGAAGCAAATTCAACGTCATCATTGCCGGTGACGAAGCTTTCGGAAAGGTTTTGAAAGAACACGGAAAGACGAAATTTACAGGCTATAAAACTCTCGAATCGCCAGGAAACGTGCTTGCTATCGTCAAAGACGGCAAACTCGTCGACCATGCAGAAGAGGGCGAAGAAGTCGAGGTTGTCTTGAGCGAGACACCGTTCTATGCTGAATCAGGTGGACAGGTTGGCGATACCGGTGTGTTGGAAAATCGTGACGCTCGTCTGAATGTGCTTGATACCAAAAAGCACGAAGGTCTCCACGTGCACAAAGTGCGCGCTATGTCCGGCTTGATTGAGCCCGGTCAGGAACTCACCGCCAGCGTCGACCGTGAACGGCGCACTGCGACTATGCTGCACCATAGCGCTGCCCACATATTCCACGCTGCCATCAGGCAGTTGCTTGGCAGCCACGTGGCTCAGGCTGGTTCGCAGGTCGGTCCACAGACGATGCGCTTCGACTTCTCATTCGAGCGCCAGCCGACTGCCGCCGAATTGAAGAAAGTCGAATCGGTTATGAACGAATGGGTACGCAGCAACTATCCTGTAATCACTGAAGAGATGCCGCTCGACGAAGCTAAGAAGACTGGAGCTGTCGCCATGTTTGGCGAAAAGTACGGTGATATCGTGCGCGTCTTGAAGATGGGCGATGTCAGTCTGGAGTTCTGTGGTGGCACTCATGTCTCGAGCACGGGTGAGATCGGACCGATTAAGATCATCTCTGAAGGCAGTATCGCATCTGGTGTCAGACGCGTCGAGGCGCTGGCCGGACCGGCTGCCTGGAATCACATTGCTCAGAGCATGTCTGTTCTCAACGATGCCTCAGGCATCTTGCGAGTCAAGCCGGCTGACCTGGCAGCTCAAATTGAAAGACTGCAAGAGCAGTTGAAGCAAAAAGACAAAGTTTTGCAATCGCGTGAAGAAGAACTCGCTCTGGTGCGGGTTTCCAGCTTGCGTCCTGAGAAACTGGGGCGCATCGATTTGATCGCTGGAGAATTGCCTGGCATGACTCCTGAAGGATTGAAGAGTGCAGTAGAAAAAATGAGAAATCAGAGCAACGCTACGGTCGTTTTGCTCGCCTCTGCTTCCGGACCCGATAAAGTCTCTATTGCAGCAGGTGTGGCCGACCCGCTTGTTAAAGATGGGATAAGTGCAGGTAATTTAGTTAAGGATTTCGCAGCTGTCTGCGGTGGAGGCGGAGGCGGAAAGCCTCAGGTGGCGCAGGCTGGCGGCAAAGATCCAAGCAAAATCGGAGCTGCTTTCTCACAACTCAAGCAAGCCCTCGCGGAGAAATCCGGTTAA